A region of the Gemmatimonadaceae bacterium genome:
CTGCTGTTACTCATGAATTCTGGTTGCAGCGGCTCGACGCGGGGGTCGAAGTTGTTCAGCTGGAGAGTACCTCGTGGAACAACGCGCTGAATCGTGTGTGGCACTACTCAAGACTGCCGGTCAGCCTCTGGCGCCGTTCGGCAAGCCGTCTCGACTCGAATGTGAGAAAACTGATTTCTGCCGCGTGCGATCTGTGGGTTTGCCCAAACCACGAACGGTACGCGTTCCGCGCCCCGGTGCCGACGCTGGGCACGGTCCACGATCTGATGCACCGCTACGAGTCCCGCTTTCCCGAGGTTGGGGACAATGGTGAGTTCGAATCACGCGAGTTTCATTTTCGGGAAACATGTCGCTGGGCGCGCGGCGTGATGGTCGATTCGGAAACAGGAGCGCGCCAACTGGTGGACTCCTATGGAATCGATTCCCGAAAAGTATATGTGCTCCCATATATTCCTCCGGGGTATATCTTCGACCGCCCGATTGCCCGCGACAACCGTGTGGGGCGCGTTATGGCACTGCCGCCAAAGTTTTTTTTCTATCCGGCCCAGTTTTACAGGCATAAGAATCACTCCGCGCTCATAACGGCTTTATCCCGCATGCTCGGTCAGTACCCGGACGTGCGGCTTGTGCTGGCAGGCGCGACGGACCGGAACGCTTACAGCGATGTGAAAGAGCAGGTCAGTGCACTGGGCATGACGGAAAACGTCACTTTCATGGGATACGTGGCGGACGAGACGATGCCGGAGCTCTACATTCGCGCGCGCGCGCTGATCATGCCCACATTCTTTGGACCCACGAATATCCCCCAGCTCGAAGCGTTCGCACTTGGCTGTCCGGTTGCAACATCCCGAATCTATGGCATCCCGGATCAGGTCGGCGATGCGGCACTGTTGTTTGATCCGGCGTCGGTAGAGGAGATACATGAAGCACTTGTGCGGCTGTGGACGGACGACGCGCTTTGCGCCGTGCTGACGGCAAGGGGGTACGCCCATGCGAAACGATGGGGAAGGCCGCAGTTTCGCGGACGGGTGCGCGAAATCATAGAGGCGTTGGTGTGACGGAATTGCCGCCGTTGCCGTTCATCTCAGTGATCATCCCGACTTTCAACCGTTCGAGAATGTTGAACGAGACAGTTGAAACCATCGTGCGTCAGTCTTATCCGGCTGAGAGCCGGGAGTTGATACTGGTCGACAACAACTCGACCGACAGCA
Encoded here:
- a CDS encoding glycosyltransferase family 1 protein, with the protein product MKRIGILLTSEGGGGAFQYTQAVLDAVLALPRSEFSLVAAVTHEFWLQRLDAGVEVVQLESTSWNNALNRVWHYSRLPVSLWRRSASRLDSNVRKLISAACDLWVCPNHERYAFRAPVPTLGTVHDLMHRYESRFPEVGDNGEFESREFHFRETCRWARGVMVDSETGARQLVDSYGIDSRKVYVLPYIPPGYIFDRPIARDNRVGRVMALPPKFFFYPAQFYRHKNHSALITALSRMLGQYPDVRLVLAGATDRNAYSDVKEQVSALGMTENVTFMGYVADETMPELYIRARALIMPTFFGPTNIPQLEAFALGCPVATSRIYGIPDQVGDAALLFDPASVEEIHEALVRLWTDDALCAVLTARGYAHAKRWGRPQFRGRVREIIEALV